In Carassius carassius chromosome 7, fCarCar2.1, whole genome shotgun sequence, one genomic interval encodes:
- the alg11 gene encoding GDP-Man:Man(3)GlcNAc(2)-PP-Dol alpha-1,2-mannosyltransferase, translated as MSAHEHLSFCLCDLIRLLWSLLLPCLYLSLVLTAILFLFIMGVRSWLQMKRKSRRAQDGRLAVAFFHPYCNAGGGGERVLWCALRALQNRYQDVSFVVYTGDQGVTAEEILDGARRRFNIRLPRAVKFVFLKHRLLVEARLYPHFTLLGQSVGSIFLGWEALTEFVPDLYIDSMGYAFTLPVFRYLGGCPVGSYVHYPTISTDMLSVVRERNPRFNNADYISSNPVLSAIKVIYYCVFALLYGLAGSCSDVVMVNSTWTLGHILALWRAPNRTSVVFPPCDVQAFLDIPIGDEDEEKERKKCHSVVSVGQFRPEKDHRLQIKSFRKLLDRKGVEPGGRETVKLVLIGGCRNQEDEERVQMLKGLCLDLGVVDRVEFKLNIPFEELKKDLTDATIGLHTMWNEHFGIGVVECMAAGTIILAHKSGGPKLDIVVPYDNGPTGFLADDEDSYADAMERILSMTPAARLEIRRRARLSVTRFSDQEFEGSFLSAVEPLMSTLRL; from the exons ATGTCAGCGCACGAGcacctgtctttctgtctttgcgATTTAATCAG GTTACTGTGGTCACTGCTGTTGCCATGTCTCTATCTGAGTCTTGTCCTGACAGCCATCCTCTTCCTCTTCATCATGGGAGTGAGAAGCTGGCTGCAGATGAAGAGGAAGAGCAGGAGAGCTCAGGACGGCCGTCTTGCTGTGGCCTTCTTCCACCCATACTGCaatgcaggaggaggaggagagagagtgctGTGGTGTGCTTTACGGGCTCTTCAAAACAG GTACCAAGATGTTTCCTTCGTGGTTTACACTGGTGATCAGGGTGTGACAGCAGAAGAGATTTTAGATGGAGCGCGGCGGCGCTTCAACATCAGACTCCCTCGAGCCGTTAAGTTTGTGTTCCTGAAACATCGTCTCCTGGTGGAGGCCAGACTTTACCCACACTTCACCCTTCTGGGGCAGAGCGTGGGCTCCATCTTCCTGGGGTGGGAGGCCTTGACTGAGTTTGTTCCAGATCTCTACATTGACTCGATGGGCTATGCCTTCACCCTGCCTGTGTTCCGTTATCTGGGTGGATGTcctgtgggaagctatgtgcacTACCCAACCATCAGCACTGATATGCTGTCAGTGGTTCGAGAAAGAAACCCACG GTTCAATAATGCAGACTACATCTCCAGTAACCCTGTACTGAGTGCCATCAAAGTGATTTACTACTGTGTCTTTGCGCTGCTGTATGGTCTGGCCGGATCCTGTAGTGACGTAGTCATGGTAAATTCCACCTGGACTTTAGGTCACATTCTGGCTCTGTGGCGCGCTCCTAACCGCACCAGTGTAGTCTTTCCACCATGCGACGTTCAGGCCTTCCTGGACATCCCTATTGGAGATGAGGATGAAGAGAAGGAGAGAAAAAAGTGTCACTCTGTGGTGTCCGTGGGTCAGTTCCGGCCTGAAAAAGACCATCGGCTGCAGATCAAGTCTTTTAGAAAACTTCTGGACAGGAAGGGGGTGGAGCCTGGCGGGCGAGAGACCGTGAAGCTGGTGTTGATTGGTGGATGTCGTAACCAGGAAGATGAGGAGAGGGTACAGATGCTGAAGGGATTGTGTCTGGATCTGGGTGTGGTGGACAGGGTGGAGTTTAAACTCAATATCCCATTTGAAGAACTGAAGAAAGATTTAACAGACGCCACCATCGGGTTGCACACAATGTGGAATGAACATTTCGGTATTG GTGTAGTGGAGTGTATGGCTGCAGGAACAATCATTCTGGCTCACAAATCCGGTGGTCCGAAGTTGGACATTGTAGTTCCCTATGATAACGGTCCAACTGGCTTCCTGGCAGACGATGAAGACAGTTATGCAGATGCCATGGAGCGAATCCTTTCCATGACTCCTGCAGCTCGATTAGAGATCCGACGCCGGGCACGTCTGTCCGTCACCCGCTTCTCAGACCAGGAGTTTGAAGGCTCATTTCTTTCAGCCGTGGAGCCTCTAATGTCAACACTAAGACTGTGA
- the spp2 gene encoding secreted phosphoprotein 24 has translation MKMRCCVFLFLLLQVLGGLGFPLFELSSKADDALQMALTQINARTARNYLYRVSKASVKRIVPLGANTFDLHLRFGIRETECQKSSEVDPQGCMYRKGFFVSEAGCYIRARVGQDVTRIISLRCTKADSSSSESSEEGGLGLFYDLNHFGTRDRTPSTSAPSIIMAPPIRAGHHDNTETNHVRGDNFDNHLPFH, from the exons atgaaaatgaggtgctgtgtttttctctttctgcTCCTGCAGGTTTTAGGAGGTTTAG GCTTCCCTCTGTTTGAGCTGAGCTCAAAAGCAGATGATGCTCTGCAGATGGCGCTCACTCAGATTAATGCACGCACTGCCAGGAATTACCTCTACAGAGTGTCCAAGGCATCTGTAAAGAGG ATTGTTCCTCTGGGAGCAAACACATTTGATCTGCATCTGAGGTTTGGCATCAGGGAGACGGAGTGTCAGAAGAGTTCTGAGGTCGATCCCCAGGGCTGCATGTACCGCAAAGGTTTTTTTGTG TCGGAGGCAGGGTGCTATATCAGAGCCAGAGTGGGTCAGGACGTTACTCGTATCATCTCTCTCAGATGCACAAAGGCCGACAGCTCAAGCTCTGAGTCCAGTGAGGAG GGGGGGTTAGGATTATTCTACGATTTAAATCATTTTGGGACTAGAG ACCGCACACCTTCAACTTCAGCACCAAGCATTATTATGGCTCCACCAATACGTGCGGGTCATCATGACAACACTGAAACCAACCATGTTCGTGGAGACAATTTTGACAATCACCTGCCATTTCACTGA